The proteins below are encoded in one region of Candidatus Bathyarchaeota archaeon:
- a CDS encoding dual specificity protein phosphatase family protein, protein MLEVYPNLFIGSEGECFFKDRDDWAVIHACKSPCHQKAVGYKGNLSPTHPNYLTYEVRNHLFLNMIDPPAPLFKPQLFMASLDFIEKHISERKVLIHCNLGLSRSPSIALLYLAKRAKVINGESYMKATQDFRKLFRYYKPRRGIAVYLDLYWLEFQ, encoded by the coding sequence ATGTTAGAAGTATATCCCAATCTGTTTATCGGATCAGAAGGTGAATGCTTTTTTAAGGACAGAGACGATTGGGCAGTAATTCATGCCTGTAAGTCACCATGTCATCAAAAAGCAGTAGGTTACAAGGGCAACCTTTCTCCAACTCATCCGAACTATCTTACTTATGAAGTTAGAAATCATCTTTTCTTAAATATGATTGATCCTCCAGCACCTCTATTCAAACCACAATTGTTTATGGCATCACTTGATTTTATTGAAAAACACATTTCAGAACGTAAGGTTTTGATACATTGTAATTTAGGATTGTCCCGTTCACCTTCTATTGCTCTTTTATACCTAGCGAAACGAGCTAAGGTTATCAATGGAGAAAGCTATATGAAAGCTACTCAAGATTTCCGTAAGTTATTCCGTTACTATAAACCAAGAAGAGGAATAGCAGTTTATCTTGACCTTTATTGGTTAGAGTTCCAGTAA